Proteins from a genomic interval of Sugiyamaella lignohabitans strain CBS 10342 chromosome C, complete sequence:
- the INP51 gene encoding phosphoinositide 5-phosphatase INP51 (Phosphatidylinositol 4,5-bisphosphate 5-phosphatase; synaptojanin-like protein with an N-terminal Sac1 domain, plays a role in phosphatidylinositol 4,5-bisphosphate homeostasis and in endocytosis; null mutation confers cold-tolerant growth; GO_component: GO:0030479 - actin cortical patch [Evidence IEA]; GO_component: GO:0005737 - cytoplasm [Evidence IEA]; GO_component: GO:0005737 - cytoplasm [Evidence IDA] [PMID 17452534]; GO_component: GO:0005856 - cytoskeleton [Evidence IEA]; GO_component: GO:0016020 - membrane [Evidence IDA] [PMID 9560389]; GO_function: GO:0016787 - hydrolase activity [Evidence IEA]; GO_function: GO:0004439 - phosphatidylinositol-4,5-bisphosphate 5-phosphatase activity [Evidence IEA]; GO_function: GO:0004439 - phosphatidylinositol-4,5-bisphosphate 5-phosphatase activity [Evidence IDA] [PMID 10224048]; GO_function: GO:0004439 - phosphatidylinositol-4,5-bisphosphate 5-phosphatase activity [Evidence IMP] [PMID 9438131]; GO_function: GO:0004439 - phosphatidylinositol-4,5-bisphosphate 5-phosphatase activity [Evidence IDA,IMP] [PMID 9565610]; GO_function: GO:0042578 - phosphoric ester hydrolase activity [Evidence IEA]; GO_process: GO:0006897 - endocytosis [Evidence IEA]; GO_process: GO:0006629 - lipid metabolic process [Evidence IEA]; GO_process: GO:0046856 - phosphatidylinositol dephosphorylation [Evidence IEA]; GO_process: GO:0046856 - phosphatidylinositol dephosphorylation [Evidence IDA] [PMID 10224048]; GO_process: GO:0046856 - phosphatidylinositol dephosphorylation [Evidence IMP] [PMID 9438131]; GO_process: GO:0046856 - phosphatidylinositol dephosphorylation [Evidence IMP] [PMID 9560389]; GO_process: GO:0015031 - protein transport [Evidence IEA]; GO_process: GO:0006810 - transport [Evidence IEA]) has translation MAKKQNKKKPNPGRNVQDDPRSGPENNSNDLKEEDTTGPLDKNENFDSTQERTAKKFLDTDENKPLSKKLKQEIGKTTKEPPQSVGDLVEVPHMPVEPDEENCDQDVDGDEGLDESEDDSKPISLHTDTHVLTCFKARRPYTPEGPSLASINPFINKRIDPPYYMLVDKRRPDQPAQPVPMTLSDILEIVFEGSKRDSTSEATEGATLSESEYADDKAELEPMTESGLTKQSNDSLPVDQSESEKKKVNDDRDTENKPSDKKVGGEFGADTANRMTDDKTSDLSSETKRSESGEVKVIFVKLAGNAIGEIPCEQVRKANYFLYQWRDQLALVSELVLLSKSRNASVVAGPKKFFNKKNGDSDPRKLFDHRGSLSTLAEVEALAREMHRVSISDLRDRQLIAEREKFLLDEELVVKAVTWNVHGEKLAGQDLAKLLGSDADIYVIGLQESDNLGKNLYANTTTLASTTEKLLSYLPDHVEMAHNQLLGLMTVVLIHCRLAPQISKIELASTGTGLFGVWGNKGAIMIRFIIGADPIIPNSGTKICLVNCHLSAGSGAPSVDRRRWELTEISNKFGLSGIVSATNDSVIFDSDAHELSLSDDLLQGPGVFKNDGSGSSSVSPLASRPSTPEILLSKPASGQVSVKTKQTIDSIVPQNSPSISRSIKTPSYHQDNNFVLLMGDLNFRVTLEPADLVQDFASTRDFETIIIHDTLSQEMKARRLLQGLKEGPIRFPPTYRYIVGTNDYDLERIPSYTDRILYSGDSVVLSQIDYKTYPSYTMSDHKPVSSTLRIGVNLVNFDIRNDIVTETLKKLDKAENAARPVISIEPLELTSSGLVLHEQDVYTTISHNSILSGQQAGSRIVEWEAIISDPNIKVVPDRGSLPAGGSQRVKLSTTLGVPGSSDTNSKSPLQSVVVVHIKDAQDIFVSVDFNALPTCLGASLDLLCRMPEGARKGIKDSATSSNMPREICNCVDYLWNHLSSAPDMFWQAGDEAIESQIQEWMDNGQDFDTHVLDTANDLQQNVGVYSVARQFLLLLKYISGGIIPVEYHYLILRGASGVNALLESLSGINVNALLYIVGLLARAIEAGINERRLLDIFEPLIIAIPRGKDSSRSKALRRDFLKKLLDPSTP, from the coding sequence ATGGCCAAGAAACAGAATAAGAAGAAGCCCAATCCTGGCCGAAATGTCCAGGATGATCCCAGGAGTGGACCAGAAAACAATAGCAACGACCTAAAGGAAGAGGACACCACGGGTCCGTTGgataaaaatgaaaactTCGATTCCACACAGGAACGGACTGCTAAGAAATTCTTAGACACTGACGAAAATAAAccattatcaaaaaaactCAAGCAGGAGATCGGCAAAACTACTAAAGAACCACCACAGTCAGTGGGTGATCTTGTTGAAGTACCTCACATGCCAGTTGAGCCCGATGAAGAAAACTGTGATCAGGATGTGGATGGAGATGAAGGGCTAGATGAaagtgaagatgattccAAACCTATTAGTCTTCATACAGATACTCATGTTCTGACATGCTTCAAGGCAAGACGACCCTATACACCCGAGGGTCCGTCTTTGGCATCGATCAATCCTTTCATTAACAAAAGAATCGACCCGCCATATTACATGCTGGTGGATAAAAGGCGTCCAGACCAACCTGCTCAGCCAGTGCCAATGACGTTGAGCGATATTCTTGAGATTGTTTTTGAAGGGTCAAAGCGAGATTCTACCAGTGAGGCGACTGAGGGAGCTACTCTATCTGAGTCTGAATATGCTGATGACAAGGCCGAACTTGAGCCGATGACAGAGTCTGGATTAACAAAGCAGTCCAACGATAGCCTCCCGGTAGACCAATCGGAAAGcgaaaaaaagaaggttAATGATGATCGTGATACTGAGAACAAACCATCCGATAAGAAAGTGGGTGGTGAATTTGGAGCTGACACAGCTAATAGGATGACTGATGACAAGACAAGCGACCTCTCGAGCGAAACTAAGCGAAGCGAGTCTGGGGAAGTCAAAGTCATTTTTGTTAAACTAGCTGGTAATGCTATTGGAGAAATACCGTGTGAGCAGGTCAGGAAAGCCAATTATTTCCTCTATCAGTGGAGGGACCAACTAGCACTAGTTTCAGAGTTGGTACTTCTCTCGAAGAGCCGGAACGCGTCTGTAGTTGCCGGGCCAAAGAAattcttcaacaagaaaaacGGAGATTCTGATCCGAGAAAACTGTTCGATCACCGTGGATCGTTGTCTACGCTGGCCGAAGTCGAGGCCCTGGCTAGGGAAATGCATCGTGTTTCTATAAGTGATTTACGAGATAGACAATTGATAGCAGAACGCGAAAAGTTCCTGCTGGATGAGGAGCTAGTCGTGAAAGCTGTCACTTGGAATGTTCATGGTGAAAAGCTTGCTGGTCAAGATTTAGCCAAGCTATTGGGATCGGATGCTGATATATATGTTATAGGACTACAGGAGTCAGATAACCTCGGTAAGAATCTCTATGCCAATACTACCACATTAGCATCCACTACGGAGAAATTACTTTCATATTTGCCGGACCATGTTGAAATGGCACACAATCAGCTCTTGGGTCTGATGACTGTAGTTCTTATTCATTGCAGGCTAGCGCCACAAATCTCTAAGATCGAGCTCGCATctactggtactggctTGTTTGGCGTCTGGGGTAACAAGGGAGCCATTATGATCCGATTTATCATTGGGGCAGACCCTATTATTCCCAATTCTGGAACTAAAATTTGTTTGGTAAACTGTCATTTGTCTGCAGGGTCCGGTGCTCCAAGTGTTGATAGACGGCGGTGGGAACTGACTGAGATTTCAAACAAGTTTGGTCTTTCTGGCATTGTGTCTGCTACCAATGACAGtgttatttttgatagCGATGCTCATGAGCTGTCCTTGAGCGATGACCTACTCCAGGGACCTGGGGTTTTTAAGAATGATGGCAGTGGTTCGTCATCTGTTTCGCCACTGGCCTCACGACCGTCAACGCCAGAAATACTGCTCTCTAAGCCAGCATCTGGACAAGTATCGGTGAAGACCAAGCAGACGATAGACTCAATAGTTCCACAGAACTCCCCTTCGATTTCACGCTCAATTAAGACCCCATCTTATCATCAAGACAATAATTTTGTTCTGTTAATGGGAGATCTCAACTTCCGTGTCACACTCGAACCAGCCGACCTTGTACAGGATTTTGCCAGTACCCGTGATTTTGAAACCATCATCATTCACGACACTCTTTCGCAAGAAATGAAAGCGCGCCGTCTATTGCAAGGATTAAAAGAGGGCCCTATACGATTCCCGCCTACATACCGATACATTGTTGGAACGAACGACTACGACTTAGAACGTATCCCCTCATACACAGATCGAATCCTGTACTCTGGAGATAGCGTGGTATTGTCCCAGATCGACTATAAAACGTATCCCTCATACACCATGTCAGACCACAAACCTGTATCGAGTACTTTACGAATAGGTGTGAACTTAGTAAATTTCGATATTCGTAATGACATTGTGACTGAGACGTTGAAAAAGCTCGACAAAGCTGAAAATGCTGCTAGACCAGTGATTTCCATTGAACCGCTTGAGCTGACATCCAGTGGTCTCGTGCTTCATGAGCAGGACGTGTATACTACTATCTCACATAATAGCATACTCTCAGGTCAGCAAGCAGGCTCTCGAATTGTTGAATGGGAAGCTATAATTTCTGATCCCAACATAAAAGTAGTACCTGACCGAGGGTCACTACCAGCAGGTGGCAGTCAGAGAGTCAAATTGTCTACTACACTTGGAGTACCAGGAAGCAGTGATACCAATAGCAAGTCGCCTTTACAATCGGTAGTAGTCGTGCACATCAAAGACGCCCAAGACATATTTGTTAGTGTAGACTTTAATGCCCTTCCCACATGTCTTGGAGCCTCTTTAGATCTTTTATGTCGTATGCCAGAAGGCGCTCGTAAGGGAATCAAAGACTCTGCCACTTCGTCGAATATGCCTAGGGAAATTTGCAACTGCGTCGACTATCTTTGGAATCACCTGAGCTCTGCACCTGACATGTTTTGGCAGGCAGGTGACGAGGCCATTGAATCTCAGATTCAGGAATGGATGGATAATGGACAAGATTTCGACACTCACGTTCTGGACACTGCCAACGATTTGCAACAGAATGTAGGTGTGTACTCTGTAGCCAGGCAAttcctgttgctgctgaaatatATCAGCGGAGGAATCATCCCGGTCGAATACCACTACCTGATTTTGCGTGGAGCGAGCGGAGTTAACGCTCTCCTGGAAAGTCTCTCTGGTATTAATGTCAATGCTCTTCTCTACATCGTTGGCCTTCTCGCACGAGCCATCGAAGCAGGCATCAACGAACGCCGGCTCCTTGATATTTTCGAGCCCCTTATTATCGCCATTCCCCGTGGTAAAGATAGCAGCAGGTCTAAAGCCCTACGTCGCGATTTTCTCAAAAAACTTCTGGACCCTTCTACACCCTAG
- the TRZ1 gene encoding Trz1p (tRNA 3'-end processing endonuclease tRNase Z; also localized to mitochondria and interacts genetically with Rex2 exonuclease; homolog of the human candidate prostate cancer susceptibility gene ELAC2; GO_component: GO:0005737 - cytoplasm [Evidence IEA,IEA]; GO_component: GO:0005737 - cytoplasm [Evidence IDA] [PMID 14562095]; GO_component: GO:0005739 - mitochondrion [Evidence IDA] [PMID 14690591]; GO_component: GO:0005739 - mitochondrion [Evidence IDA] [PMID 24249226]; GO_component: GO:0005634 - nucleus [Evidence IEA,IEA]; GO_component: GO:0005634 - nucleus [Evidence IDA] [PMID 14562095]; GO_component: GO:0005634 - nucleus [Evidence IDA] [PMID 24249226]; GO_function: GO:0042781 - 3'-tRNA processing endoribonuclease activity [Evidence IDA] [PMID 12711671]; GO_function: GO:0042781 - 3'-tRNA processing endoribonuclease activity [Evidence IDA] [PMID 24249226]; GO_function: GO:0004519 - endonuclease activity [Evidence IEA]; GO_function: GO:0016787 - hydrolase activity [Evidence IEA,IEA]; GO_function: GO:0046872 - metal ion binding [Evidence IEA]; GO_function: GO:0004518 - nuclease activity [Evidence IEA]; GO_process: GO:1990180 - mitochondrial tRNA 3'-end processing [Evidence IDA,IMP] [PMID 24249226]; GO_process: GO:0042780 - tRNA 3'-end processing [Evidence IDA] [PMID 24249226]; GO_process: GO:0034414 - tRNA 3'-trailer cleavage, endonucleolytic [Evidence IDA] [PMID 12711671]; GO_process: GO:0034414 - tRNA 3'-trailer cleavage, endonucleolytic [Evidence IMP] [PMID 24249226]; GO_process: GO:0008033 - tRNA processing [Evidence IEA,IEA]), with the protein MAKLQHIFLTGTVSWDTVGGLPGFLLTFGGENQGRTSVQSASVNIEPVKQSWRHFIFHEGLDVDLRSPGSTFQDELIAVEGVGIKPSLTSDSKSQSGPKRRETSAITSSSFASPQPASSYIVQILPSRGKFLVEKARELGVPKGVMYRELTEGRSVITPDGRTVHPHEVMEPAKTPPRVLVIDCPSNEYVDGVVTFPWDKHLTRKRKYEETDDNSDISSVSSISSSTSSVSGEPYDIDIKVVYHFLGESVNPFEGKYYEFITKLAHNNVLQYFCHPHYSPNTITLESLALLNDKLRNLFPSNFKKLYSIGSKLDLSDSVFSSSILDPASFKLLKSLDITTLEPQIKHEAVQDLKSTSTSATASENVNKKAKSSARSNGNGNGNDTVDMEPGAEKSADAGSTPSKDLDVSSLNVEPIIGKVEGTVESDLAVIDEPQVITLGTGSSQPSKYRNVSCTVVRVPFGNSSKAIMFDCGEGTLGSIKRNFGPVGTEKLLRELDVLYISHLHADHHLGSLSVIDEWLRVNEGNNRQLALVAPGPFKSFVAEWAAIMPTLNMGLETKRIIFIDCARFIYGKGYYNAVIEERDHSTEDDISAVLSGTKIETCRAIHCDLAYCVSVTFTDTTFKVSYSGDSRPNMFFARTIGADSDMLIHEATHENELAEEAKAKRHSTIGEAISVSRAMRAKATILTHFSQRYPKLPELGDVDILGSPLALAFDGMQMLVSEVPNQLKQVNDLRQVFAETEAQEEQLLD; encoded by the coding sequence ATGGCCAAGCTTCAGCATATATTTCTCACTGGTACAGTCAGTTGGGACACCGTTGGTGGACTGCCTGGATTCTTGCTTACTTTCGGAGGAGAAAATCAAGGTAGAACAAGTGTCCAGTCTGCTAGTGTTAATATCGAACCAGTAAAACAGAGCTGGAGACATTTCATTTTTCATGAGGGCTTAGATGTGGATTTGAGGAGCCCTGGGAGTACATTTCAGGATGAGTTGATCGCTGTAGAGGGTGTTGGCATCAAACCTTCGCTAACATCAGACTCAAAGTCACAGTCGGGGCCCAAAAGACGGGAAACATCAGCAATtacctcatcatcatttgCATCACCACAACCAGCTAGCTCGTATATCGTTCAAATACTGCCATCAAGAGGAAAGTTTCTAGTTGAGAAGGCAAGGGAACTTGGTGTTCCTAAGGGAGTCATGTACAGAGAACTCACTGAAGGACGGTCAGTCATTACGCCTGATGGTAGGACAGTACACCCTCATGAGGTTATGGAGCCGGCCAAAACGCCGCCAAGAGTGCTTGTCATTGACTGTCCTTCAAACGAGTATGTTGATGGCGTTGTTACGTTTCCCTGGGATAAGCATTTGACGAGAAAGCGCAAATACGAGGAAACTGATGATAATTCAGATATATCTAGTGTCAGCAGTAttagtagtagtactagcAGCGTCTCTGGAGAGCCTTATGATATCGACATTAAAGTAGTGTATCATTTTCTCGGCGAAAGCGTGAATCCATTTGAAGGAAAGTATTACGAATTTATTACAAAACTGGCCCATAATAATGTCTTGCAGTACTTTTGTCATCCCCACTATTCTCCAAACACGATAACTTTAGAATCATTGGCATTATTGAATGATAAGCTACGGAATTTGTTTCCTTCAAACTTTAAAAAGCTATACAGTATAGGCTCCAAGTTAGATCTTTCAGACAGCGTGTTTTCTTCATCGATTCTTGATCCAGCCTCTTTCAAACTGCTTAAAAGTTTAGATATTACGACCCTTGAACCACAAATCAAACATGAGGCTGTTCAAGACTTGAAAAGCACCAGTACTAGTGCCACTGCCTCTGAAAACGTAAATAAGAAGGCCAAGTCCAGTGCTAGAAGtaatggcaatggcaatggcaatgaTACGGTTGATATGGAGCCTGGTGCAGAGAAAAGTGCCGATGCTGGTTCAACTCCTAGTAAAGACTTGGACGTTAGTTCACTGAATGTAGAGCCTATTATTGGTAAGGTAGAAGGTACAGTAGAGAGCGATTTGGCTGTAATTGACGAACCGCAAGTCATAACTCTGGGAACGGGAAGTTCGCAGCCATCCAAGTATCGCAATGTGTCGTGTACAGTTGTACGAGTTCCATTCGGGAACTCCTCGAAAGCGATTATGTTTGACTGTGGTGAAGGAACTCTAGGATCGATCAAACGGAACTTCGGTCCTGTAGGCACTGAAAAACTGCTGAGAGAGCTGGACGTTCTGTATATAAGCCATTTGCATGCAGACCATCATCTTGGCTCACTGTCTGTGATAGATGAATGGTTACGAGTGAATGAAGGTAACAACAGACAGCTCGCACTTGTGGCACCAGGACCATTCAAATCGTTCGTGGCCGAATGGGCAGCGATCATGCCTACATTAAATATGGGACTAGAAACTAAACGTATCATATTTATCGACTGTGCGAGATTCATTTACGGCAAAGGGTACTACAACGCTGTTATTGAGGAGCGTGATCACAGCACCGAAGACGATATTTCTGCTGTTCTATCGGGAACAAAAATTGAGACGTGTCGGGCTATTCATTGCGATCTTGCCTATTGTGTTTCTGTAACCTTCACTGATACAACATTCAAGGTGTCATATTCGGGCGATAGTCGCCCCAATATGTTTTTTGCACGAACAATCGGAGCCGACAGCGATATGTTGATCCATGAGGCGACTCACGAAAATGAGCTGGCTGAGGAAGCAAAAGCCAAACGCCATTCTACCATTGGCGAGGCTATTTCAGTCAGCAGGGCCATGAGAGCCAAAGCGACCATCCTAACCCACTTCTCGCAAAGGTACCCCAAATTGCCAGAGCTCGGTGATGTTGACATTCTAGGCTCCCCGCTGGCCTTGGCATTTGATGGGATGCAAATGCTCGTCAGTGAGGTTCCAAACCAGCTCAAACAGGTTAACGACCTTCGCCAAGTATTTGCTGAAACTGAGGCTCAAGAGGAACAACTCTTAGACTAA